One Rhinopithecus roxellana isolate Shanxi Qingling chromosome 7, ASM756505v1, whole genome shotgun sequence DNA segment encodes these proteins:
- the MAGEE2 gene encoding melanoma-associated antigen E2: protein MSLVSQNARRCNAEITADYSDGRGEIQATNASGPPTPMLVVDAPQCPQAPINPQCVNTSQAVQDTNDLEVLIDEQSRRLGALRVHDPLEDRSIALVNFLRMKSQKEGSIQQSEMLEFLREYSDQFPEILRRASAHLDRVFGLNLRVIDPQADTYNLVSKRGSQITDRIAESLDMPKASLLALVLGHILLNGNRAREASIWDLLLKVDMWDKPQRINNLFGNTRNLLTTDFVRMRFLEYWPVYGTNPLEFEFLWGSRAHREVTKMEALKFVSDAHDEEPQSWPEEYNKALEADKTKERSLTAGLEFWSEDTMNDKANDLVQLAIGVSEELLPIHQDELLAHTGKEFEDVFPNILNRATLILDMFYGLSLIEVDTSEHIYLLVQQPESEEEQVMLESLGRPTQEYVMPILGLIFLMGNRVKEANVWNLLRRFSVDVGRKHAITCKLMRQRYLECRPLSYSNPVEYELLWGPRAHHETTKMKVLEYMARLYRKLPQDWPEQYREAVEDEEARAKSEATTMFFLGPM from the coding sequence ATGTCTCTGGTAAGCCAGAATGCACGCCGCTGTAACGCAGAGATCACTGCAGATTACAGCGACGGCAGAGGTGAAATACAAGCTACTAACGCCTCCGggccccccacccccatgctAGTCGTTGATGCCCCCCAGTGCCCTCAGGCACCAATCAACCCTCAGTGTGTCAACACTTCCCAGGCCGTTCAGGACACGAATGACCTGGAAGTCCTGATAGACGAGCAGTCCAGACGTTTGGGGGCGCTCAGGGTCCACGACCCTCTAGAAGACAGGTCGATTGCTTTGGTGAATTTCTTAAGAATGAAAAGCCAGAAGGAGGGGTCTATTCAGCAGTCTGAGATGCTGGAGTTTCTCAGAGAGTACTCAGATCAGTTCCCTGAGATCCTCAGACGAGCCTCAGCTCACCTGGACCGGGTCTTTGGGTTGAACCTGAGAGTTATTGATCCACAGGCTGACACATACAATTTAGTCAGCAAACGGGGTTCCCAGATCACCGATAGGATAGCGGAGTCCCTGGACATGCCAAAAGCAAGTCTCCTGGCCCTAGTCCTAGGCCACATCCTCTTGAATGGGAACCGAGCAAGAGAGGCATCCATTTGGGACCTGCTGCTAAAAGTTGATATGTGGGATAAGCCTCAGAGGATCAACAACCTCTTTGGGAACACAAGGAACCTCCTCACCACTGACTTTGTGCGCATGCGATTCTTGGAGTACTGGCCAGTGTATGGCACTAATCCCCTCGAATTTGAGTTCTTGTGGGGCTCTAGAGCCCATAGGGAAGTCACAAAGATGGAAGCCCTGAAGTTTGTGTCAGATGCCCATGATGAAGAACCCCAGAGCTGGCCAGAAGAATATAACAAGGCCCTGGAAGCTgacaaaaccaaagaaagaagCCTGACTGCTGGCTTAGAGTTCTGGTCGGAGGACACTATGAATGATAAGGCAAATGATTTGGTCCAGTTGGCTATTGGTGTCTCTGAGGAGTTGCTGCCTATACATCAGGATGAGCTATTGGCTCACACTGGCAAAGAATTTGAggatgtgttcccaaatatcctcaATAGAGCTACTCTAATTCTTGATATGTTCTATGGGTTGTCTCTGATTGAGGTTGATACCAGTGAGCACATCTACCTCCTTGTCCAGCAACCAGAATCAGAGGAAGAGCAAGTGATGCTAGAGAGCCTGGGGAGACCCACTCAAGAATATGTAATGCCAATCCTAGGTTTGATATTCTTGATGGGCAACCGTGTCAAAGAGGCCAATGTCTGGAACTTACTTCGAAGATTTAGTGTGGATGTAGGGAGAAAGCATGCTATCACCTGTAAGCTTATGAGACAGCGCTATCTGGAATGCAGGCCACTGTCCTACTCTAACCCAGTTGAATATGAGCTTCTATGGGGTCCTCGAGCTCACCATGAAACCACCAAAATGAAAGTCTTGGAGTACATGGCCAGGCTCTACAGAAAGCTACCACAGGACTGGCCAGAACAATATAGGGAGGCTGTGGAAGATGAGGAGGCCAGAGCCAAATCTGAGGCAACTACCATGTTCTTCCTTGGCCCCATGTGA